From the Nodularia sp. NIES-3585 genome, one window contains:
- a CDS encoding fatty acid desaturase — MTAKFLAFTPDVNNLPRLSWVNVVFFGAFHALALLAPWFFSWPALGVLVFLHWLFGSIGICLGYHRLLSHKSFQVPKWLEYAIATIGALALQGGPIFWVGGHRQHHAHTEDVNLDPYSAQRGFWWSHMLWIFYPRAEFFDYQSYQKYAPDLAREPYYRWLDRYFVLLQIPLGVLLYVLGGWSFVIYGTFVRSVLLWHSTWFVNSASHLWGYRTFDADDGARNLWWVSLVTYGEGWHNNHHTYPHMAKSGLSWWEIDMTWWSIKVLQTLGLAKKVISVPPRSAILK; from the coding sequence ATGACTGCGAAGTTTCTGGCGTTCACTCCTGATGTAAACAATTTACCTCGTCTTAGTTGGGTAAACGTGGTATTTTTTGGTGCATTTCATGCCTTAGCTCTTTTAGCGCCTTGGTTTTTCTCCTGGCCAGCATTAGGTGTGCTGGTGTTTCTGCACTGGTTATTCGGGAGCATCGGTATTTGCTTAGGATATCATCGACTGTTGAGCCATAAAAGTTTTCAAGTGCCTAAGTGGTTAGAATATGCGATCGCCACTATTGGAGCGCTAGCTCTACAAGGCGGCCCGATTTTCTGGGTAGGCGGACACCGCCAGCATCACGCCCATACAGAAGATGTCAACCTAGATCCATACTCCGCACAGCGAGGATTTTGGTGGAGCCATATGTTGTGGATTTTTTACCCACGGGCTGAGTTTTTTGACTATCAATCATATCAAAAATATGCGCCTGATTTAGCACGAGAACCTTACTATCGCTGGCTGGATCGCTACTTCGTGCTTTTACAAATTCCTCTTGGTGTGTTGCTGTATGTCTTAGGCGGTTGGTCTTTTGTCATCTACGGCACATTTGTCAGGTCAGTCTTACTGTGGCATTCCACTTGGTTTGTTAACTCAGCATCACACCTGTGGGGTTATCGTACCTTTGATGCTGATGATGGCGCACGTAATCTTTGGTGGGTATCGCTGGTAACTTACGGAGAAGGTTGGCACAATAACCATCACACTTATCCCCACATGGCGAAATCAGGATTATCTTGGTGGGAGATTGATATGACTTGGTGGAGTATTAAAGTTTTGCAGACTTTGGGTTTAGCCAAAAAAGTCATTTCTGTTCCTCCTCGCAGCGCCATACTCAAGTAG
- a CDS encoding GTP-binding protein, translating into MLTEEITNTVPVTVLTGYLGAGKTTLLNHILTYEHGKKVAVIVNEFGEVGIDNQLIIDADEEIFEMNNGCICCTVRGDLIRIVGNLMKRRDKFDHLVIETTGLADPAPVIQTFFVDEDMQSLLSLDAVVTVVDAKHIWQHWDADEAQEQIAFADVILLNKTDLVTPEQLQELEKRIRSMNAIAKIYPTQNAQLGMDALLGVKAFDLARALEIDPDFLGEDAHEHDEKVYSVALVESGELDGQKLNTWLSELLQTQGPDIFRMKGILNIAGEDNRYVFQGVHMILDGKPDRPWKENETRKNELVFIGRNLDEAQLKQDFLACFV; encoded by the coding sequence ATGTTGACGGAAGAGATCACGAATACAGTACCTGTAACTGTACTGACAGGCTACCTGGGTGCAGGCAAAACCACACTACTTAACCACATCCTCACCTACGAACACGGGAAAAAAGTAGCCGTAATTGTGAATGAATTTGGGGAAGTGGGTATTGATAATCAACTTATTATTGATGCAGACGAAGAGATTTTTGAGATGAATAATGGCTGCATTTGCTGTACAGTGCGCGGTGATTTAATTCGCATTGTTGGCAACTTAATGAAGCGGCGAGATAAGTTTGACCATTTAGTAATTGAAACCACTGGTTTAGCCGATCCAGCACCAGTAATTCAAACATTTTTTGTAGATGAAGATATGCAAAGTCTACTATCTTTAGATGCAGTAGTAACTGTTGTAGATGCCAAGCATATTTGGCAACATTGGGATGCAGACGAAGCCCAAGAACAGATTGCCTTTGCTGATGTAATTCTCCTGAATAAAACTGATTTGGTAACCCCAGAACAGTTGCAGGAATTAGAAAAGCGCATTCGGAGTATGAATGCGATCGCTAAAATATACCCTACTCAAAACGCGCAACTAGGAATGGATGCTTTATTGGGTGTGAAAGCTTTTGATTTAGCCCGCGCACTAGAAATTGATCCGGATTTCTTAGGTGAAGATGCTCACGAACATGATGAAAAAGTTTATTCTGTAGCTTTGGTAGAAAGTGGCGAACTAGATGGGCAAAAACTAAACACTTGGCTTTCTGAACTATTGCAGACCCAAGGGCCAGATATCTTCCGCATGAAAGGTATTTTAAATATTGCTGGGGAAGATAATCGATATGTGTTCCAAGGTGTACACATGATATTAGATGGTAAACCTGACCGCCCTTGGAAAGAAAATGAAACTCGGAAAAATGAACTAGTTTTCATTGGTCGTAATCTTGATGAAGCCCAATTGAAGCAAGATTTTCTCGCTTGTTTCGTATGA
- a CDS encoding WD40 repeat domain-containing protein — MNPTASKTKDFEEHYSAPLSDYVTAIAWSPHGKTLVATTASGEVVLWNDGNLTTLQTGNGTSVDCVAFSADGNFLAIGGQDGQVKIWQNTELIATLENAPAWVDKIAWSHTSNQLAFSLGRYVQVWDADTREVVVTLNFDNSSVLGIDWRSDGQYLAIGGYKGVKIWDSQNWDQEPYLLDMASVSITMAWSPDGKFLASGNMDRSIAVLEWNNPDPWVMRGFPGKIRQLAWSEATTKLGAPILASSSVEGIVVWEKLEDESLGWEARILTNHVDIITAIAFAPNSFLLASAASDGWLCLWNKAKQVTQVLTGVSGGFSSLAWHPQGKFLAAGGDKGELLVWSKVVRGQGFGRS, encoded by the coding sequence ATGAATCCCACAGCTAGCAAAACTAAGGACTTTGAAGAACACTATTCAGCGCCGCTTTCAGATTATGTGACTGCGATCGCTTGGTCGCCGCATGGTAAAACTCTAGTAGCCACCACCGCATCTGGTGAAGTTGTACTGTGGAATGATGGCAACCTCACCACCTTACAGACTGGTAACGGGACATCAGTAGACTGTGTGGCTTTTTCCGCAGATGGCAACTTTTTAGCCATTGGTGGACAGGATGGACAGGTGAAAATTTGGCAGAATACTGAATTAATTGCCACACTAGAAAACGCTCCTGCATGGGTAGATAAAATAGCTTGGAGTCATACAAGTAACCAACTAGCTTTTAGTTTGGGGCGTTACGTCCAAGTCTGGGATGCGGATACTAGGGAAGTTGTCGTCACCCTGAATTTTGATAACTCCTCAGTATTGGGGATTGATTGGCGTAGCGATGGGCAGTACCTAGCCATTGGTGGCTATAAGGGAGTTAAGATTTGGGATAGCCAAAACTGGGATCAAGAACCATATCTTTTAGATATGGCTAGTGTCAGTATAACTATGGCTTGGTCACCTGATGGCAAATTCCTGGCTTCTGGCAACATGGATCGCAGTATCGCCGTCTTAGAATGGAACAATCCCGATCCTTGGGTGATGCGGGGCTTCCCTGGTAAGATTCGTCAATTAGCTTGGTCAGAAGCTACTACCAAACTGGGTGCGCCGATTTTGGCATCCTCCAGCGTTGAAGGTATCGTAGTTTGGGAAAAACTAGAAGATGAATCCTTGGGTTGGGAAGCCAGAATTTTAACTAATCACGTAGATATTATCACTGCGATCGCCTTTGCACCCAATAGCTTCCTTCTCGCTTCCGCCGCTAGTGATGGCTGGCTGTGTTTGTGGAACAAAGCTAAACAAGTAACCCAAGTGCTGACAGGTGTTTCCGGCGGTTTTTCTAGTCTAGCTTGGCATCCTCAAGGTAAGTTTCTCGCCGCAGGTGGTGACAAAGGTGAATTACTGGTTTGGTCTAAGGTAGTGCGAGGTCAAGGATTCGGACGTAGTTAA
- a CDS encoding DUF427 domain-containing protein yields the protein MVYPQRINPAPGQESVWDYPRPPRLEDTNKHIQIIFNEVIIADTHNAKRVLETSHPPGYYIPPADIKMEHLVRMPKSSFCEWKGVAGYYTIRVGDKEAQNAAWFYPDPTPTFATIKDYVAFYAHLMDACYVDGEKVQPQPGNFYGGWVTNDIVGPFKGNPGTWGW from the coding sequence ATGGTGTATCCCCAACGCATTAACCCTGCTCCCGGACAAGAATCAGTTTGGGATTATCCCCGTCCTCCTCGCCTAGAAGACACAAACAAACATATTCAAATTATCTTTAATGAAGTCATAATTGCCGATACCCACAACGCCAAGCGAGTTTTAGAAACCAGCCATCCACCGGGTTACTACATTCCCCCTGCGGACATCAAAATGGAACACTTAGTACGGATGCCAAAATCTAGTTTTTGTGAATGGAAAGGGGTTGCTGGTTACTACACCATCCGCGTAGGTGATAAAGAAGCACAGAATGCGGCTTGGTTCTATCCCGACCCGACACCAACTTTTGCAACTATCAAAGATTACGTAGCATTTTATGCCCATCTCATGGATGCGTGCTACGTCGATGGCGAAAAAGTCCAACCGCAACCAGGTAACTTTTACGGTGGTTGGGTGACCAATGATATAGTTGGGCCGTTCAAAGGTAATCCTGGCACTTGGGGATGGTAA
- a CDS encoding TetR family transcriptional regulator: MTSQSISPRQRLIQSALELFTAQGVSATTTRQIAEKAEVNEVTLFRNFGNKHGLLLSVLEESAAFKNLGESLVQRATPAGDIYQALKDYASESLHALERIPELVRSVVGEANQYPMENRRALGHGLTEANRYVAEYLATVIQQGNLNTYVPAEKLASLLNGMILGYAVIEFTSEFNELWVDRDDFLENLVELFLHGAMSSSETVATVQENLPEVADLPVGLVHQILQQAKKLGTQDYALAYVLFGAGLSMKEIVSLQQNHQICDVSGHFLQIITPEFRRQVPVNQWILGKRYGSYSNNPLIKWLKSRKDQQPAMFISETGDAMTESDLLQHWQVWTQGLLTPQGEPPAIAQTQHTWCVEMLMRGMSWENLTILTGCDRAQLQSYAQRAKEKAALEQANRLDHKPT, encoded by the coding sequence ATGACATCTCAATCTATTTCCCCTCGTCAACGTCTGATTCAATCAGCACTGGAATTATTTACAGCACAGGGAGTCAGCGCCACCACAACCCGCCAAATCGCTGAAAAAGCAGAAGTCAACGAAGTCACATTATTCCGAAATTTTGGTAACAAGCATGGACTGTTATTGTCTGTGCTGGAAGAATCCGCCGCTTTTAAGAATTTAGGGGAGTCCCTGGTGCAAAGGGCGACTCCTGCTGGTGACATATATCAGGCACTCAAAGATTATGCCAGTGAAAGCTTACACGCCTTGGAACGGATACCGGAGTTAGTTCGGTCTGTGGTGGGTGAGGCTAACCAGTACCCGATGGAAAATCGCCGCGCTTTGGGACATGGATTAACTGAAGCGAACCGCTATGTAGCCGAGTATTTAGCCACTGTGATCCAGCAAGGAAATTTAAATACCTATGTCCCCGCCGAGAAATTAGCTAGTTTACTGAATGGCATGATCCTGGGGTATGCGGTCATTGAATTTACCAGTGAATTTAACGAACTCTGGGTGGATCGGGATGATTTCTTGGAGAATTTAGTCGAGTTGTTTTTACACGGTGCGATGTCATCTTCAGAAACAGTAGCCACAGTTCAGGAGAATCTGCCGGAAGTAGCTGATTTACCTGTAGGTTTAGTTCACCAAATTCTGCAACAAGCCAAGAAGTTGGGAACACAAGATTATGCCTTGGCTTATGTGTTGTTTGGGGCTGGCTTATCTATGAAAGAAATTGTCAGTTTGCAGCAAAACCACCAAATCTGTGATGTTTCTGGACATTTTCTGCAAATTATCACCCCAGAATTTCGCCGCCAAGTGCCTGTTAATCAGTGGATTTTGGGCAAACGCTATGGTTCTTACAGCAACAACCCCTTAATCAAATGGCTGAAAAGTCGTAAAGATCAGCAACCGGCGATGTTTATCAGCGAAACAGGCGATGCGATGACAGAATCAGATTTATTGCAACATTGGCAAGTATGGACTCAGGGATTGTTAACGCCTCAAGGAGAACCGCCAGCGATCGCGCAAACCCAACATACTTGGTGTGTAGAAATGTTAATGCGGGGGATGAGTTGGGAAAATTTGACGATTCTTACAGGTTGCGATCGCGCCCAATTACAATCCTATGCCCAAAGAGCCAAAGAAAAAGCAGCCCTAGAGCAAGCAAATCGTTTAGATCATAAGCCTACATAG
- a CDS encoding metal ABC transporter solute-binding protein, Zn/Mn family, which translates to MMLKKIPLNNSLRATLVIFTIGFIGCGNQAATTSFTQTTTRIDENLPRVVVTTSVLCDLTRQVAANTINLICLAYPGNDSYLYQPKPEDREAIAQADIILHSGYNLKPEFSKIVAESQNSAPKIAVSELAVSQPQQFQVSGQNLTNPHIWHDTKNTIRMVEVIRNHLEKLQPDNAKLYSGNATVIKNELTQLDSWIKSRIDTIPANQRKLVTTSNVLNYYTTAYKIPLVVGLNGIGSGGNTTDAQVKNWARTIQQAQVPTVFAETTNNPQLIQSVATEANVRVSRRPLYTNGLGEPGSEADTYQKIMVANTRTIVEGLGGTYLMFAPKAAQ; encoded by the coding sequence ATGATGCTAAAAAAAATACCATTAAATAATTCCTTACGAGCTACTTTAGTCATCTTCACCATTGGATTTATTGGCTGTGGAAATCAAGCAGCAACCACTTCATTCACTCAAACAACCACTAGGATAGACGAGAATCTTCCCCGCGTTGTCGTAACTACAAGTGTCCTTTGTGACTTAACTAGACAAGTAGCTGCAAATACAATTAACCTGATTTGCTTGGCTTATCCGGGTAACGATTCCTACCTTTATCAACCAAAACCGGAAGACCGGGAAGCGATCGCACAAGCTGATATAATTCTCCACAGTGGCTACAATTTAAAACCAGAGTTCAGCAAAATAGTTGCAGAAAGTCAAAATTCTGCCCCCAAAATAGCTGTAAGTGAATTGGCGGTTTCTCAACCACAGCAATTTCAGGTATCTGGTCAAAATTTAACTAATCCTCATATTTGGCACGATACTAAAAATACTATTAGGATGGTAGAGGTAATTAGGAACCATTTGGAGAAATTACAACCTGACAATGCCAAATTGTATAGTGGTAATGCCACAGTCATTAAAAATGAACTAACTCAACTGGATAGTTGGATAAAATCAAGAATAGATACTATTCCTGCTAATCAACGCAAATTAGTTACAACTAGTAATGTACTAAATTATTACACCACAGCCTACAAAATTCCTTTGGTAGTAGGGTTAAATGGTATCGGTAGTGGGGGAAATACGACAGATGCACAAGTAAAAAATTGGGCGAGAACTATTCAGCAAGCGCAAGTCCCAACAGTTTTTGCAGAGACAACAAATAACCCCCAATTAATTCAATCTGTGGCTACAGAAGCAAATGTGAGAGTTTCAAGAAGGCCACTATATACCAATGGACTCGGTGAACCAGGAAGCGAAGCAGATACCTATCAGAAAATAATGGTTGCTAATACACGCACAATTGTAGAAGGTTTGGGAGGGACTTACTTAATGTTTGCCCCAAAAGCTGCTCAATGA
- a CDS encoding N-acetylmuramoyl-L-alanine amidase, with product MSELFNELVKTYAETTVEFPQLKEITIAQWLLESAKGTSNLAVKYLNFGGLKWRPEMEKFATSVDYEAHDGMDQYCKFESLNQFIQGYWHFLDRSPYKGWRNNVDSAENFIGFIGPIYATDSNYVSKVLNLFTEGKELLADAGHIHHHPGTAEPVSKPRIKEFIASPNYSSRNGGKIDTVVLHYTTAGTAASTINHFKNTTSKVSAHYLIDKNGDIYQMVNDSDKAWHAAQSNSSSIGIEHVAKKDDRFTEAQEKSSIHLIKWLMTEYKIPKESIKAHKQILATSCPGNIFGDDINDGNLPKFKAWVAKNFSHDITPESVPLSPSGLGIYIVQPGNTLSGIAALHDISLDKLLELNPNIQSPNLISPGQRIIVTRVDGDDDLIITTSRALNLPITIAEYQLNPSNYQIFSHPVLGNITITGGYMEPEGHSPKKELKAIFLDHKLKTLPPGRRNIGIDYVVSDRKVKAWYGGTVTKQGREGGYGRRVHVQLDVNYEFGGKKYQVYQAFAHLQEIWVSVGQVVEQGEQIAVMGGSGAVSDNAYPLHVDLSTYIFINGSLLQINPQALDRQLV from the coding sequence ATGAGCGAACTTTTTAATGAACTAGTGAAAACCTATGCAGAAACAACTGTTGAATTTCCTCAACTGAAGGAAATTACTATTGCTCAATGGCTTTTAGAATCTGCTAAAGGAACTAGTAATCTAGCTGTCAAGTATCTGAATTTTGGCGGTTTGAAATGGCGACCTGAAATGGAAAAGTTTGCCACGTCGGTAGATTATGAAGCCCATGATGGTATGGATCAGTATTGCAAATTTGAAAGTTTAAATCAATTTATTCAAGGTTACTGGCATTTTCTAGATCGTTCACCCTATAAAGGATGGCGGAATAATGTAGATTCGGCTGAAAATTTTATTGGCTTTATTGGTCCTATTTATGCAACTGACAGTAATTATGTTTCCAAGGTATTGAATCTGTTTACTGAAGGAAAAGAACTTTTAGCTGATGCTGGACATATCCATCATCATCCAGGAACCGCAGAGCCTGTTAGTAAGCCCCGAATTAAAGAATTTATCGCCAGCCCTAATTACAGCAGTCGCAATGGTGGCAAGATTGATACAGTTGTTCTTCACTACACCACCGCAGGAACGGCAGCAAGCACTATCAATCATTTTAAAAATACTACTTCTAAAGTCTCTGCCCATTACCTAATTGATAAAAATGGCGATATTTATCAAATGGTCAATGACTCAGATAAAGCTTGGCACGCTGCCCAGTCTAATAGTAGCAGTATTGGGATTGAACACGTTGCCAAAAAAGATGACCGATTTACAGAAGCTCAGGAAAAATCATCTATTCACCTGATCAAGTGGTTGATGACGGAGTATAAAATTCCTAAGGAAAGTATTAAAGCCCACAAACAAATTCTCGCAACCTCTTGTCCAGGTAATATTTTTGGCGATGATATTAACGATGGCAATTTACCAAAATTTAAAGCCTGGGTTGCCAAAAACTTTTCACATGATATAACGCCGGAGTCAGTGCCATTAAGTCCTAGTGGACTGGGAATTTATATTGTGCAACCTGGCAATACTCTCTCAGGGATAGCGGCTCTCCATGATATATCTTTGGATAAGCTATTAGAGCTTAACCCTAACATTCAAAGTCCTAATCTTATTTCCCCTGGTCAAAGAATTATTGTCACACGGGTTGATGGGGATGATGATTTGATTATTACCACTAGTCGGGCTTTAAATCTGCCGATTACTATTGCTGAATATCAACTTAACCCCAGTAATTACCAAATTTTCTCTCACCCAGTTTTGGGAAATATCACGATTACGGGCGGTTATATGGAACCTGAAGGTCATTCTCCTAAAAAAGAACTAAAGGCTATTTTTTTAGATCATAAATTAAAAACGCTCCCCCCAGGCAGGCGCAATATTGGAATTGATTATGTCGTTTCTGACCGAAAGGTGAAAGCTTGGTATGGGGGAACTGTCACAAAACAAGGCAGAGAAGGGGGTTATGGAAGGCGGGTTCACGTTCAACTGGATGTTAACTATGAATTTGGCGGCAAAAAATATCAAGTTTATCAAGCATTCGCCCACCTGCAAGAAATTTGGGTCAGTGTTGGGCAAGTTGTAGAACAAGGTGAGCAAATTGCCGTCATGGGAGGTTCAGGTGCTGTGTCAGATAATGCCTATCCGCTTCATGTGGATTTAAGTACCTACATTTTTATCAATGGCAGTTTGCTGCAAATAAATCCCCAAGCTTTAGATAGACAGTTAGTTTAA